In a genomic window of Pelodiscus sinensis isolate JC-2024 chromosome 32, ASM4963464v1, whole genome shotgun sequence:
- the LOC102445185 gene encoding myelin-oligodendrocyte glycoprotein-like, whose protein sequence is MGGYEVSGKMKVPSICQSARASSPLPGFLLFFLTCYVRSMESAQFTVVGPDQPVTAVVGEEIVLPCHLAPRMSAENMEVTWFWSQLFQFVHRYNDGKDQCEQQMPEYQERTKLLKDGLTQGNVTLKMFHVRVSDVGRYRCFVQDGEFYEEAVLELQVAGQ, encoded by the exons ATGGGGGGAT ATGAAGTTTCAGGGAAGATGAAGGTTCCCTCCATCTGCCAGAGCGCCAgagccagctcccctctgcctggttttcttcttttcttcctgACTTGTTATGTGCGCAGCATGGAATCAG CACAATTTACAGTGGTGGGACCTGACCAGCCTGTCACGGCCGTGGTGGGGGAAGAGATCGTGTTACCCTGTCACCTGGCCCCCAGGATGAGCGCTGAGAACATGGAGGTGACTTGGTTCTGGTCCCAGCTCTTCCAATTTGTCCATCGCTATAATGATGGAAAGGACCAGTGCGAGCAGCAGATGCCGGAATACCAGGAGAGGACAAAGCTCTTGAAAGATGGTCTGACCCAGGGGAATGTTACCTTGAAAATGTTCCACGTCAGAGTTTCTGACGTAGGGCGGTACCGCTGTTTTGTTCAAGATGGTGAATTTTATGAAGAAGCCGTCCTGGAACTGCAGGTAGCAGGTCAGTAG
- the LOC142823249 gene encoding butyrophilin subfamily 1 member A1-like, with protein MKVPSIGHSARASSPLPGFLVFFLTCYVHSTESAQFTVVGPDWPVTAVVGEEIMLPCHLAPRMSAENMEVTWFRSELSPFVHHYSNGKDQNKQQMPEYQGRTVLLKDGLTQGNVALKIFSISLCDEGRYSCFVQDGVFYQKALLDLKVAALGSVPRVSIEDYQDGGIRVECWSAGWYPEPEVVWRDLNGQAFPSASITNSREANGLYRIETSIIIMENSSWNLSCLVRNTLLNQEKESTLSYISDPFFPKVNPWMASLGVTLVVLLGSFALNVYLFNIKGKSGCLCLVSGWRRLAFPIEEANVTLDPDTMQRDLILSEDGKRVRWADTRQPRPDTPERFDTVHCVLGREGFTSGRLYWEVEVRDGQFWAVGVARESVSRKGWMSLSPKAGSWAVGQWGDQFQALTDPVTSLPLHPLSRIRVCLDCDRGQVTFIDAGTKAPIFTFPPGSLPGEKIRPWIWVLDTKTELRLSP; from the exons ATGAAAGTTCCCTCCATTGGCCACAGCGCCAgagccagctcccctctgcctggttttcttgttttcttcctgACTTGTTATGTCCATAGCACAGAATCAG CACAATTTACAGTGGTTGGACCTGACTGGCCTGTCACAgccgtggtgggggaggagatcaTGTTACCCTGTCACCTGGCCCCCAGGATGAGCGCTGAGAATATGGAGGTGACTTGGTTCCGGTCCGAGCTCTCCCCATTTGTCCATCACTATAGCAATGGAAAAGACCAGAACAAGCAGCAGATGCCAGAATACCAGGGGAGGACAGTGCTCTTGAAAGATGGTTTGACCCAGGGGAACGTTGCCTTGAAAATTTTCAGCATCAGCCTCTGTGACGAAGGGCGGTACAGCTGTTTTGTTCAAGATGGAGTCTTTTATCAAAAAGCCCTGCTGGATCTAAAGGTGGCAG CTTTAGGCTCTGTTCCTCGTGTATCAATTGAGGATTACCAGGATGGAGGGATCCGAGTGGAGTGCTGGTCAGCTGGGTGGTACCCAGAGCCCGAGGTGGTGTGGAGAGATCTCAATGGACAGGCCTTTCCTTCAGCCTCTATCACAAATTCCAGAGAAGCCAATGGACTGTATAGAATAGAAACTTCTATCATTATAATGGAAAATTCCAGTTGGAACTTGTCCTGTTTGGTCAGGAACACCCTTCTCAACCAAGAAAAGGAATCAACATTATCTTATATATCAG ATCCCTTTTTCCCAAAGGTGAATCCCTGGATGGCGTCTCTGGGAGTGACCCTGGTGGTTTTGTTGGGCTCCTTTGCTCTGAATGTTTATCTCTTCAATATCAAAGGTAAAT CTGGGTGTCTCTGCTTGGTTTCAGGCTGGAGAAGATTGGCATTCCCTATAGAAGAAG CCAACGTGACTTTGGATCCAGACACGATGCAGCGTGACCTCATCCTATCGGaggatgggaaacgtgtgagatggGCAGACACACGGCAGCCACGGCCCGATACCCCGGAGAGATTTGACACTGTGCATTGTGTGCTGGGCCGTGAGGGCTTCACCTCGGGCAGActttactgggaggtggaggtgaggGATGGGCAattctgggctgtgggggtggccagagagtctgtgagcaggaagggatggATGAGCCTCAGCCCCaaagctgggagctgggctgtggggcagtggggggatcAGTTCCAGGCTCTCACTGACCCTGTgacctccctgcccctgcaccccctcagcAGGATCCGGGTTTGCCTGGATTGTGACCGGGGccaggtgacatttatcgatgctggTACCAaggccccgatcttcactttcccacCAGGCTCCCTCCCAGGGGAGAAAATCCGACCCTGGATCTGGGTGTTGGACACAAAAACCGAGCTCAGACTGTCTCCCTGA